From the Rhizomicrobium palustre genome, the window ACCTTGGGCATAAACCGGCACATCCTCGCCCGCATGCGCGGCGCTGTTCATCGGAACCAGCGCGGGCTGCTTGAAAGCTGGGTCGGTGGCTGTCTTTTGATCCAGCATGGGGTGTTCGTCTCCGCCGCCCTCGCCCGGCCCGGTGGCATAGGTCAAAGCGGGATAGGTGTTGCCCTGCCGGTCGCGCTTAGGTTGGCCGTCGCTCTGGGCAAGCCCCATTACCGGAGCCCCAATCGCCAAGCCGCCGGAAAGCGTCAGGCCATGGCTGTGGTCGGCAGTGAGGATGATCAGCGTATCCTTATCGCTGGTCATCTCGGCGGCAGCCGCCACCGCATTCGACAATTCATCCACGTCGGTCAGCGCCCGATAAGCGTTGTTGCGATGATGCCATTTGTCGATAGAGGCGGACTCCACCATCAAAATGAAGCCGTTCTTGTTTTTCTTCAGCACCTCGATGGCCTTGCGGGTCATGGCGGCGAGATCAGGCACGTTCTTATGGTAATCCTTATCCACCGGCGACGGCAGATCGCCATCCGCAAACAAGCCCAGCAGATGATCCGTCTTGGCCGCATCCACCGCCGCGAGATCTTCGGCGTTCGCCACATAAGCGGCCTTGGCGCTTTGCTTCTTCCACGTTTCAATCAGGTTGCGCCCATCCTGGCGCGCACCAGCCACCTCCCCGCCCGCAGGCAGAAAGTCCAGCCGATCGCCGCCCAGCGCCACATCCATGCGGATGGCGGCGGGAGCATCCACCAATTGCCACGCCAGATCGGTGCAGCCCGCCGCCGCCGCCTCTTTCGGCAGATCGGCATCGGAGCGCCAGCCGCGCGTCGAGGTATGGCCATAAGCGCCTGCGGGCGTCGCATCGGTGATACCCGAGGTCGTCACCACACCTGCCGCAAGCCCGCGCTTCTTGGCGTCTTCGAACAAGGTCGGAATGCTAGCCTTGGCGACGCCCGCGCAGCTTTCGGATTTCACATTGGCATCCACACCGATGGCGCCATTGATCGTCTTCACGCCCGTGGTGATGGCGCTGATGCCATTGGCGGAGTCGGTGACATATTGATCCGCCGAATGGGTGCGGGAGAAGCCGGAATAGGGAAATTTCTCGAAAGCAAGATCATAGGCGATGCCATCGCCGCCGCGCTGCTGGCTGGCGAAGATGCGCCCCGCCGTAACGCTGTTGATGCCCATGCCGTCGCCGATGAAGAGAATAATGTTCTTGGGCTTATGGGTATCGGGCACGCGCTTCAGCGCGGTGGCAAGCCGGGCCGCGTCCGCTGCCGTCCCTTGCGGCTCACCTGCCACGGAAGCAGCCATCATGCAGCCGAAAGCCAGTACACTCTTCATCCAAATGCGCATCGCGGGTTTCTCCCCAGAAAAGACGGCACCCCGCCGGCTACAACCGGCAGGGTGCGTAACACTCACATATTAGCCGGCAAACTTCACGGCTCTGCGACAGTTCTGAAACCCAGCCATCACAATTCCGCGCGCAGGCCCAAGCTGATCCGGCGGCCCGAGAACTCATACATGGTCGGGTAGGACGGATCGATGGTGTAGCCCTTGGTCGGGGTATCGCTCATATTGATACCCTTGAGCTCGATCTGGAAATGCTCGTCGATGCGATAGCTCGCCGAGATATCGAGCTGACCATAAGCGCTGCGGTAGATCGGATACATTTCATAGCCGATGCTTTCTACATAGCGGTCCTTATAATTGTAGGAGGCGCGCGCCTCGAAGGGACCGTTTTCGTAATAGAGCGTCAAGTTGAAGGTGTTCTTGGCCAAGCCCACCGGCGGGGTCGGAATGTTAATGATCGACTGCCCCGTCAGCGAACTATCAAGCAGCGTATAGTTCGCGTTGATGCCGAAGCCTTCCAGCCAGGGATGGATCATGCCAAAAGGCACCACCGCGGCAATCTCGAAGCCGTTGACGTCATAGGAGCCATCGGCATTGACCGGCTGATAGACGTCGAAATCATAGACGCCGTCGACCGAGCCATTGGCATTGTACTTGGTCACGTTCTTGACCGTCCCCGTCAACGCGCTGCGCACCACGCCCGCTACACGCTTGAAGAAGTAGGAGCCGGAGACCAGCGCGCCATTATCGAAGTATTTTTCCAGGCCCACTTCCCATTGATCGGCATAGGTGGGCTTCAGGCCCGGATTACCATCAGTAAAACGGAAGGAGTTCCAACTCGCGGTGCGCTTATAGGCAAGATCGGTCAGCGCCGGACGCATCAAGGTCTGCGAGGCGGCGGCGCGCAGCACCAAGCCATCCCAAAGATCGGCATGGGCGTTAAATGACGGCAGGAATTCCTTATAGCTGCCCTCGCTCGAAACCGGCGCAGAGGTGTAGCCGGTGCCGCCATTCGAGGTTTGAATCTGGTGATAGCCAGCCGACGTCACGGTCGTGTCAACATAGCGCCCGCCCGCATTCACCGAGACCGGCACGCTCGCGATATGGAAATCGAAATTGGCCATGCCGTAGAAGCTAAAGATCTCTTCCTGCACCTTATAATAGCCATCCGGTGCGAAGGGGCTGACAAATCCTGCTGGGCGGAAGGTGGCGCGGGCATAGTCGTTCGGAATCTGCGCCCAGGAGATATCGCGCACCGAATA encodes:
- a CDS encoding alkaline phosphatase yields the protein MRIWMKSVLAFGCMMAASVAGEPQGTAADAARLATALKRVPDTHKPKNIILFIGDGMGINSVTAGRIFASQQRGGDGIAYDLAFEKFPYSGFSRTHSADQYVTDSANGISAITTGVKTINGAIGVDANVKSESCAGVAKASIPTLFEDAKKRGLAAGVVTTSGITDATPAGAYGHTSTRGWRSDADLPKEAAAAGCTDLAWQLVDAPAAIRMDVALGGDRLDFLPAGGEVAGARQDGRNLIETWKKQSAKAAYVANAEDLAAVDAAKTDHLLGLFADGDLPSPVDKDYHKNVPDLAAMTRKAIEVLKKNKNGFILMVESASIDKWHHRNNAYRALTDVDELSNAVAAAAEMTSDKDTLIILTADHSHGLTLSGGLAIGAPVMGLAQSDGQPKRDRQGNTYPALTYATGPGEGGGDEHPMLDQKTATDPAFKQPALVPMNSAAHAGEDVPVYAQGPQAYLVSGSFESTYLYQVMRHALEVKPK